A window from Dysidea avara chromosome 2, odDysAvar1.4, whole genome shotgun sequence encodes these proteins:
- the LOC136246714 gene encoding ATP-dependent DNA helicase Q1-like isoform X1, whose amino-acid sequence MTTSTEATATVNESMIDDVAHQMGINRLKPKQMEAITAFLSGRDVFVALPTGYGKSIIFALLPAIFNRIKGCNSSLAVCISPLTSLEVDLTVKLQSRGINAAYVGEQQIDWQETKRVLEGNIEIVFISPESIIHNKAFRNMLRSEAYKERMVALIVDEAHCVKTWGDKFRTDFSKLGELRSLIVVNVMALTATATLDTLKVVKERLSLHDPAVIGLSPNVPNILYSTAKLPKLEDFCRRLSTVLMRHRVSYPKTIIFCRSCSDCGDIYRTLEIMMGSSFTEPIGYPKGLHRFRLVDMFTRASERKMKQKVLESFVSMTSRLRVVIATTAFSLGIDCPNIRKVIHYGTPGTIEEYVQETGRAGRDGEPAKACLFYGNPPKDVTPEMRSYGTNASQCRRNLLFKRFLFYNVDTVGEISPKCQCCDNCAKNCDCIDCVHRYQS is encoded by the exons ATGACCACCAGTACAGAAGCTACCGCCACTGTTAATGAGAGTATGATAGACGATGTTGCTCATCAGATGGGGATAAACAGACTTAAGCCAAAACAGATGGAAGCTATTACAGCGTTTTTATCTGGAAGGGATGTGTTCGTAGCTTTGCCAACTGGATATGGTAAATCTATCATCTTTGCTTTGCTTCCTGCAATCTTTAATAGAATAAAAG GTTGCAATAGCAGCCTGGCTGTTTGTATAAGTCCTTTAACATCACTTGAGGTGGACCTAACAGTCAAGCTACAGAGCAGGGGGATTAATGCTGCATATGTTGGTGAGCAGCAAATAGATTGGCAGGAGACCAAGAGAGTGTTAGAGGGAAATATTGAAATAGTTTTTATTAGTCCTGAAAGCATTATTCACAATAAGGCTTTTAGGAATATGCTGCGCAGTGAAGCATACAAAGAAAGAATGGTTGCTTTAATCGTTGATGAGGCACATTGTGTAAAGACTTG GGGTGATAAATTCCGAACAGATTTTTCTAAACTTGGAGAGTTACGTAGCTTGATTGTGGTGAATGTTATGGCTTTGACTGCAACAGCCACATTGGATACCCTGAAGGTAGTTAAGGAACGCCTGTCTCTTCATGACCCTGCAGTTATTGGATTGTCCCCTAATGTTCCTAACATATTGTATTCAACTGCAAAGCTCCCTAAGCTGGAAGATTTCTGTCGCCGTTTGTCCACTGTATTGATGAGACATCGTGTGTCATACCCAAAGACAATTATTTTTTGTCGGAGTTGCAGTGATTGTGGTGACATTTATCGTACATTAGAAATAATGATGGGGTCAAGTTTCACCGAGCCTATTGGCTATCCAAAGGGATTACATCGCTTTAGACTTGTTGACATGTTCACTAGAGCTTCCGAAAGGAAGATGAAGCAGAAAGTACTGGAATCATTCGTTTCTATGACCAGTAGATTAAGAGTGGTTATTGCGACTACAGCTTTCAGCTTGGGAATAGACTGTCCTAATATAAGAAAAGTAATTCACTATGGTACTCCAGGCACTATTGAGGAATACGTTCAAGAGACTGGCCGTGCTGGTAGAGATGGAGAACCAGCCAAAGCTTGTTTGTTTTATGGGAATCCGCCAAAAGATGTAACACCAGAGATGAGATCATACGGCACTAATGCTTCACAATGCCGCagaaatcttttgttcaagaGGTTTTTGTTTTACAACGTAGACACCGTTGGAGAGATCTCACCAAAATGTCAGTGCTGTGACAACTGTGCAAAGAATTGTGATTGTATAGACTGTGTGCATCGTTATCAATCATAA
- the LOC136246714 gene encoding ATP-dependent DNA helicase Q1-like isoform X2 has translation MIDDVAHQMGINRLKPKQMEAITAFLSGRDVFVALPTGYGKSIIFALLPAIFNRIKGCNSSLAVCISPLTSLEVDLTVKLQSRGINAAYVGEQQIDWQETKRVLEGNIEIVFISPESIIHNKAFRNMLRSEAYKERMVALIVDEAHCVKTWGDKFRTDFSKLGELRSLIVVNVMALTATATLDTLKVVKERLSLHDPAVIGLSPNVPNILYSTAKLPKLEDFCRRLSTVLMRHRVSYPKTIIFCRSCSDCGDIYRTLEIMMGSSFTEPIGYPKGLHRFRLVDMFTRASERKMKQKVLESFVSMTSRLRVVIATTAFSLGIDCPNIRKVIHYGTPGTIEEYVQETGRAGRDGEPAKACLFYGNPPKDVTPEMRSYGTNASQCRRNLLFKRFLFYNVDTVGEISPKCQCCDNCAKNCDCIDCVHRYQS, from the exons ATGATAGACGATGTTGCTCATCAGATGGGGATAAACAGACTTAAGCCAAAACAGATGGAAGCTATTACAGCGTTTTTATCTGGAAGGGATGTGTTCGTAGCTTTGCCAACTGGATATGGTAAATCTATCATCTTTGCTTTGCTTCCTGCAATCTTTAATAGAATAAAAG GTTGCAATAGCAGCCTGGCTGTTTGTATAAGTCCTTTAACATCACTTGAGGTGGACCTAACAGTCAAGCTACAGAGCAGGGGGATTAATGCTGCATATGTTGGTGAGCAGCAAATAGATTGGCAGGAGACCAAGAGAGTGTTAGAGGGAAATATTGAAATAGTTTTTATTAGTCCTGAAAGCATTATTCACAATAAGGCTTTTAGGAATATGCTGCGCAGTGAAGCATACAAAGAAAGAATGGTTGCTTTAATCGTTGATGAGGCACATTGTGTAAAGACTTG GGGTGATAAATTCCGAACAGATTTTTCTAAACTTGGAGAGTTACGTAGCTTGATTGTGGTGAATGTTATGGCTTTGACTGCAACAGCCACATTGGATACCCTGAAGGTAGTTAAGGAACGCCTGTCTCTTCATGACCCTGCAGTTATTGGATTGTCCCCTAATGTTCCTAACATATTGTATTCAACTGCAAAGCTCCCTAAGCTGGAAGATTTCTGTCGCCGTTTGTCCACTGTATTGATGAGACATCGTGTGTCATACCCAAAGACAATTATTTTTTGTCGGAGTTGCAGTGATTGTGGTGACATTTATCGTACATTAGAAATAATGATGGGGTCAAGTTTCACCGAGCCTATTGGCTATCCAAAGGGATTACATCGCTTTAGACTTGTTGACATGTTCACTAGAGCTTCCGAAAGGAAGATGAAGCAGAAAGTACTGGAATCATTCGTTTCTATGACCAGTAGATTAAGAGTGGTTATTGCGACTACAGCTTTCAGCTTGGGAATAGACTGTCCTAATATAAGAAAAGTAATTCACTATGGTACTCCAGGCACTATTGAGGAATACGTTCAAGAGACTGGCCGTGCTGGTAGAGATGGAGAACCAGCCAAAGCTTGTTTGTTTTATGGGAATCCGCCAAAAGATGTAACACCAGAGATGAGATCATACGGCACTAATGCTTCACAATGCCGCagaaatcttttgttcaagaGGTTTTTGTTTTACAACGTAGACACCGTTGGAGAGATCTCACCAAAATGTCAGTGCTGTGACAACTGTGCAAAGAATTGTGATTGTATAGACTGTGTGCATCGTTATCAATCATAA
- the LOC136246713 gene encoding uncharacterized protein — MERCCLCLSLVTDSTSKSKRRKLYNVSCAEYKVVLERLSLQCAKRPFSSYQETSNRDAYLCHRCVDEVKSIDKLERALQTKTQKVLDKLNRLTVLPQSTQVTIGHKRPIVASTSSNPSMLERQKRPSVIPPQQTSSATNPGQPNHQSSSQIDLSVVIDYQSGPCRYKITDPLRKSYIRKLTFKRYKKLAGLLVNSSTTAKCFRDSFGRKVCSELADICSKKADSLLRDVNEAVKQFSWETVWLEFERRLPTLVGLLQLILPSSSKAVLCFIIGIILKNRSPHMALIQRAVSVMLYAHGAGKQVYKSLQPLMVCLSHKRTIALVNRLSEDHDADVLFWAEDLKRFIEEQPVHHDILIAGDEIDMDQFESPAQDEDFVIDSNPINSSSSTSSSDDDVPTDDSESSVMGSPIDRSYTVQETSMSELEASFIPPPHSPIRLSDEDCTSPRQTEEVYPTAAENSVDQQMVTNYTLRDVPANDITCTPTLNPGNQSHWSGFKIVIDNVDKNFRPRYQRVDHQTKSLHCVHMYASKDRIDFSSFSNSKPEQVSVTPEDILPNYSDFSGIKEHFKVLVSRVLVQRLEQFSSQKRDVQWHLPSAYSNEMSMKSTVVPLGIIDQNENRVDEMAEILDQLHKYVPAKSYEVTTHLIDEGEELVHRGYNFHQIACTGDQLTVARQRTAKAVRHHSEDELDRLEGLVPSVEDWHTKQLLVKVIWKWLYSKQSSTEIGTLYQLKNTINRTNVPSDPKDNLNACEDFLGVVLEAHIVAAAKTLLSSTEYESVFGLAASIVDSFLQIDLPNTQPSQTQQPGRSRRRGTRQQPVPVDGVHIYGTDVLTLGLLWLGFSDAIKEGDGDKVFVYWKFLLLVFKSGGCRNYSIEAVKLLYQTHTLSPRLAAQLKWGRFINTHGRQGCNISGDLYLEHLNNRLKGTLCNLGPNNKTDTIQRAAKTVGVVSKVCQQFEKETCTVKDSDNHKHKPYTQDFNLILAILEEKDVFSNKPNRAHKSFALTQGHMQGFNDDKIHKWLQDKIESVKKYY, encoded by the exons ATGGAGCGTTGCTGCCTTTGTCTGTCGCTTGTGACGGACAGTACATCCAAAAGCAAGCGAAGAAAGCTTTACAATGTCAGCTGTGCCGAGTACAAGGTTGTACTTGAAAGACTGAGTCTACAATGTGCCAAGCGTCCATTTTCTTCCTACCAAGAAACTAGCAATCGTGATGCGTACCTATGCCATCGCTGCGTTGATGAAGTCAAGTCGATTGATAAGTTAGAGAGGGCTTTGCAAACGAAAACACAGAAGGTTTTGGACAAGCTAAACCGCTTGACTGTACTTCCTCAATCAACACAAGTGACAATAGGACACAAGAGGCCTATTGTAGCTTCTACAAGCAGCAATCCATCAATGCTTGAGCGACAAAAGAGACCAAGTGTAATTCCACCTCAACAAACTTCTAGTGCCACCAATCCTGGTCAGCCTAACCATCAATCAAGTTCACAAATTGATCTCTCT GTAGTGATAGATTATCAATCTGGACCATGTCGCTACAAGATAACAGACCCTCTGCGTAAGAGCTATATTAGAAAGCTGACGTTTAAAAGATACAAGAAACTTGCTGGTCTCTTAGTCAATTCAAGCACTACAGCTAAATGCTTCCGTGATTCCTTTGGAAGAAAGGTCTGCAGTGAGCTGGCAGATATTTGCAGTAAGAAGGCCGATTCACTCTTACGAGATGTCAATGAAGCAGTGAAGCAGTTCAGCTGGGAGACAGTGTGGTTAGAGTTTGAGCGAAGGCTACCTACATTGGTTGGCTTGCTCCAGTTAATATTGCCATCTTCTAGCAAAGCAGTTTTGTGCTTTATTATTGGAATTATTCTGAAGAATAGATCACCACACATGGCTCTCATCCAACGAGCAGTGTCAGTTATGTTGTATGCCCATGGTGCTGGCAAACAG GTTTACAAGAGCTTGCAGCCACTAATGGTATGTCTTTCTCACAAGAGAACAATTGCACTTGTCAATCGGCTATCAGAGGACCATGACGCAGATGTTTTATTTTGGGCAGAAGATTTGAAGAGGTTTATCGAG GAGCAGCCAGTACACCATGACATTTTAATAGCTGGTGATGAGATTGACATGGATCAATTCGAATCTCCTGCCCAAGACGAGGATTTTGTGATTGATAGCAACCCAATAAACAGCAGCTCATCAACATCGAGCAGTGACGATGATGTGCCCACAGATGATAGTGAATCATCAGTCATGGGTTCACCAATTGATAGGTCATACACTGTACAAGAGACATCAATGAGTGAGCTGGAGGCTTCCTTTATACCACCACCGCACAGTCCAATCAGGCTTTCAGATGAAGACTGTACCTCTCCTCGACAAACCGAGGAAGTGTATCCTACTGCTGCGGAAAACAGTGTCGATCAACAGATGGTGACAAACTATACTCTTCGAGATGTCCCTGCAAACGATATCACTTGTACTCCCACTCTTAATCCGGGAAACCAGTCTCATTGGTCTGGGTTTAAAATAGTCATTGACAATGTGGATAAAAACTTTCGACCCAGATATCAACGAGTTGACCACCAAACTAAATCTTTGCACTGTGTCCACATGTATGCTTCCAAAGACCGAATTGACTTTTCATCGTTTTCTAACTCTAAGCCGGAACAAGTTAGTGTGACACCAGAGGACATTTTGCCAAATTACAGTGATTTTTCTGGTATAAAGGAGCACTTTAAAGTACTTGTTTCAAG GGTGCTTGTGCAGCGTTTGGAACAATTTTCATCCCAGAAGAGAGATGTTCAGTGGCACTTACCTAGTGCATACAGCAACGAGATGTCAATGAAATCCACCGTA GTACCACTTGGCATAATTGATCAGAATGAAAACAGAGTTGACGAGATGGCTGAAATATTGGACCAGTTACACAAATACGTCCCTGCTAAGTCGTATGAAGTTACTACACACTTGATTGATGAGGGAGAAGAGTTAGTACACAGAGGATACAACTTTCATCAGATTGCGTGCACAGGTGATCAACTGACAGTAGCCCGTCAGCGTACTGCCAAAGCTGTACGGCACCATTCCGAAGATGAACTAGATCGATTAGAAGGATTGGTTCCATCTGTTGAAGATTGGCATACCAAGCAATTGCTCGTGAAG GTGATATGGAAGTGGCTATATTCGAAGCAGTCATCGACTGAAATAGGAACTCTCTACCAGCTCAAAAACACAATAAACAGAACAAACGTCCCTTCAGATCCCAAAGACAACCTCAATGCTTGTGAAGACTTCTTGGGAGTGGTTTTAGAAGCACACATTGTGGCTGCTGCAAAAACCCTTTTATCATCTACCGAGTATGAGTCTGTCTTTGGTTTAGCCGCATCGATAGTTGATAGCTTTCTTCAGATTGATTTGCCCAATACACAGCCATCTCAAACACAGCAGCCGGGTAGATCAAGACGTCGTGGAACCAGACAACAACCTGTACCAGTTGATGGCGTTCACATTTACGGAACTGATGTCTTAACACTGGGACTCTTGTGGTTGGGATTTAGTGATGCAATTAAGGAAGGTGATGGGGATAAAGTCTTTGTATACTGGAAGTTTCTTCTGTTAGTCTTTAAGAGTGGAGGATGTCGCAACTACTCTATTGAGGCTGTTAAACTGCTTTATCAGACACACACCTTGTCTCCCAGGTTAGCAGCTCAATTGAAGTGGGGAAGGTTTATTAATACGCACGGAAGGCAGGGATGCAATATTTCAGGAGATTTATATTTGGAGCACCTGAATAATAGACTAAAAGGAACTTTGTGTAATCTTGGACCCAACAATAAAACTGATACTATTCAGCGGGCGGCTAAGACTGTTGGTGTGGTGAGCAAGGTGTGCCAACAATTTGAAAAGGAGACGTGTACTGTTAAAGACAGTGATAATCACAAACACAAGCCATATACACAGGATTTTAACTTGATCTTAGCAATTCTCGAGGAAAAGGATGTGTTCTCAAACAAGCCAAACAGGGCACACAAGAGTTTTGCTCTGACACAAGGACACATGCAAGGTTTTAACGATGATAAGATTCATAAATGGCTACAAGATAAAATTGAAAGTGTCAAGAAATATTATTAA